In the Deltaproteobacteria bacterium genome, one interval contains:
- a CDS encoding alpha/beta hydrolase, whose product MSKLSIPSGMLEYVEKGKGVPLILLHGGTGSIQEWGTCIDYFATKYRVIAYNRRGYGDSTPRYAFSCNFYEEDIEDLVAFLDVLGLTAPVFFCAFSDGGTIALIFAARFPERTRAMVCAGGHIYVDEKTSEGLLRTRRIFENRIQRKGLEETPQIRSQRAWFDRWLSVDFKPFSIENMMSQIKCPALVVQGTEDEYADTGHAQRIADGIDGSELWLVKGARHWVHGEEYAGVFNERVMAFFADK is encoded by the coding sequence ATGTCAAAACTTTCAATACCAAGCGGGATGCTTGAATATGTGGAGAAGGGAAAAGGCGTGCCGTTGATCCTGCTGCACGGCGGCACGGGGAGTATACAAGAATGGGGCACCTGTATTGATTACTTTGCTACAAAATATCGCGTGATTGCGTATAACAGGCGCGGGTATGGAGATTCTACGCCGCGATATGCCTTTTCATGTAATTTCTATGAAGAGGATATAGAAGATCTGGTTGCCTTCCTGGATGTTCTTGGGTTGACAGCCCCCGTCTTTTTTTGTGCATTCAGTGACGGGGGAACAATTGCCCTGATCTTTGCAGCCCGGTTTCCTGAAAGAACAAGAGCAATGGTTTGTGCGGGAGGACACATATACGTGGATGAAAAGACATCCGAGGGGCTTCTTAGAACCAGGCGCATCTTTGAGAACCGTATTCAACGCAAGGGGCTTGAGGAAACACCTCAAATTCGCAGTCAAAGGGCCTGGTTTGATCGATGGCTCAGCGTTGACTTCAAACCATTTTCCATTGAAAATATGATGTCTCAGATAAAATGCCCGGCCTTAGTTGTTCAGGGAACCGAAGACGAATATGCAGACACAGGCCATGCCCAAAGGATCGCCGATGGGATTGATGGCTCAGAACTCTGGCTTGTCAAGGGGGCCCGGCATTGGGTACACGGCGAGGAATATGCTGGAGTATTTAATGAAAGGGTGATGGCGTTTTTTGCTGACAAGTAA
- a CDS encoding mechanosensitive ion channel family protein — translation MLDYLKHAYEQIEAGILSKWAVLWPVLAKAALVLLGAVLVWAFFKRVLKRVRTRAQKYEFVRHHEEIFGLIQKAVWYTLVFVIGIYMLNLFKIPMLEKIFYAALIILLAMPVKDFTLLLLRYLEQNLIKKTESKVDDIVFDLLNKFSGVIIFAVAVLLALDVLGINVVPFVAGAGVAGIAIGFAAKDTLSNLIAGVLLIMDRPFEVGDRIEVWSAPKNSASWGDVIDIGLRATKIKTTDNIVIIIPNNEIMTRDIINYTTISTDIRVRIPIGVSYDTDINKAKSVIVDVAKTAEWVQKEPPPKVVVRQFGESSVDLELRVWIRDARKRMDTISYMTDKVKEVFDKEGIEIPYPKRDITIMQPS, via the coding sequence ATGTTGGATTATCTAAAACATGCTTATGAACAGATAGAGGCCGGTATTCTCTCAAAATGGGCAGTTCTTTGGCCTGTTCTCGCCAAAGCCGCCCTTGTGTTATTAGGCGCGGTCTTGGTTTGGGCATTTTTCAAACGCGTGCTGAAAAGGGTTCGAACAAGGGCGCAGAAATATGAATTTGTCCGTCATCATGAAGAGATATTTGGCCTTATCCAAAAGGCCGTCTGGTATACCCTGGTCTTTGTCATCGGCATATATATGTTAAATCTATTTAAGATACCCATGTTGGAGAAGATCTTCTACGCGGCCCTCATTATCCTTCTAGCTATGCCGGTCAAAGACTTCACCCTGCTCTTGCTCAGGTATCTTGAACAAAACCTCATCAAGAAGACCGAAAGCAAGGTCGACGACATCGTCTTTGATCTTTTGAACAAATTCTCAGGTGTTATCATATTTGCCGTTGCGGTCCTGCTGGCCCTTGATGTGCTTGGCATTAATGTGGTTCCTTTTGTGGCAGGCGCTGGCGTGGCAGGAATAGCAATCGGTTTTGCAGCCAAGGATACCTTGTCGAATCTTATAGCAGGAGTCTTGCTCATCATGGACAGGCCCTTTGAGGTCGGTGACCGGATCGAAGTGTGGTCTGCGCCGAAAAACTCAGCTTCATGGGGAGACGTGATCGATATAGGCCTTCGGGCCACAAAGATCAAAACCACAGACAACATCGTCATTATCATTCCCAACAATGAGATAATGACGCGCGACATCATAAACTATACGACAATCTCAACGGATATCCGTGTCCGGATTCCCATCGGTGTTTCATACGATACAGATATCAACAAGGCCAAGTCCGTCATAGTGGACGTGGCAAAGACCGCGGAATGGGTCCAGAAGGAGCCCCCGCCCAAGGTTGTGGTAAGGCAATTCGGGGAATCATCGGTTGATCTTGAGCTGCGGGTCTGGATCAGGGATGCCCGAAAACGGATGGATACGATATCCTATATGACGGACAAGGTTAAGGAGGTCTTTGACAAAGAAGGGATAGAAATCCCATACCCCAAACGGGATATCACAATCATGCAGCCAAGTTAA